One stretch of Eretmochelys imbricata isolate rEreImb1 chromosome 1, rEreImb1.hap1, whole genome shotgun sequence DNA includes these proteins:
- the LOC144278237 gene encoding olfactory receptor 52P1-like, with protein sequence MASFNLTPSDASTFILMGIPGLETAHIMISIPFSTFYIIGLLGNFTVLFVVGKEQTLHKPMYLLLCMLALTDISRSTSTVPKALCIFWFNLKYITVNGCLTQMFFHHVFSLMHSSILVTMAFDRYVAICNPLRYSTILTNARIAKLGLVGLTRAVLFILPLPLLLSRQSFCANRVIPHTYCEHIAVVKMSCGDITFNGTWNFVLVFVIIGLDLPLIALSYGLIIRAVFRISSKEAHQKAFNTCTTHTWVILTSYTPPLFSNLTHQFGQGIAPHVHIILANLYFLIPPMLNPIIYGVKNKELCDKVVKYFHRM encoded by the coding sequence ATGGCATCTTTCAACCTCACCCCCTCTGATGCTTCAACATTCATCCTAATGGGCATCCCTGGCCTGGAAACTGCCCACATCAtgatttccatccctttctctaCGTTCTACATTATTGGGCTGTTGGGAAATTTCACAGTTCTGTTTgttgtaggcaaagagcagaccctgcacaagccaatgtacctgctgctctgcatgctggcgCTCACAGACATCAGCAGGTCGACCTCCACTGTGCCTAaggcactgtgtatattttggttcaatttgaaaTACATCACTGTGAAtggctgcctcacccagatgttcttccATCACGTTTTTTCTCTTATGCACTCATCCATCCTTGTGACAATGGCCTTTGATCGCTACgttgccatatgtaaccctctgagatatTCCACCATCCTCACCAACGCACGAATAGCTAAGCTAGGGCTCGTGGGTTTAACAcgagctgttctcttcattctgcccctacccctgctcctgagcaggcAGTCATTCTGTGCCAACCGCGTTATCCCCCACACGTACTGCGAGCACATAGCTGTGGTGAAGATGTCATGTGGGGACATTACATTCAACGGGACATGGAACTTTGTGTTAGTGTTTGTAATCATCGGGTTAGACCTGCCGCTGATTGCCCTGTCCTATGGTCTGATCATCAGGGCTGTCTTCAGAATCTCCTCCAAGGAAGCCCACCAGAAAGCCTTCAACACCTGCACAACCCACACCTGGGTGATTCTGACCTCTTATACTCCCCCCCTCTTCTCTAACCTGACACATCAGTTCGGTCAGGGCATCGCTCCCCATGTTCACATCATCTTGGCCAACCTCTATTTCCTCATTCCCCCCATGCTCAACCCTATCATTTATGGGGTCAAAAACAAGGAGCTTTGTGACAAAGTGGTTAAATACTTCCACAGAATGTGA